In Malus sylvestris chromosome 16, drMalSylv7.2, whole genome shotgun sequence, the following are encoded in one genomic region:
- the LOC126608014 gene encoding glutamate--glyoxylate aminotransferase 2 isoform X1, which produces MPLKALDYESLNENVKKVQYAVRGELYLRASELQKEGKKIIFTNVGNPHALGQKPLTFPRQVVALCQAPFLLDDPNVGLLFPADAISRAKHYLSITSGGLGAYSDSRGIPGVRKEVAEFIEKRDGYPSDPELIYLTDGASKGVMQILNAIIRGEGDGILVPVPQYPLYSAAISLFGGSLVPYYLEETANWGLDVNNLRQSVAQARANGITVRAMVIINPGNPTGQCLSEANLREILNFCYHESLVLLGDEVYQQNIYQDERPFISSRKVLMGMGLPISKEVQLVSFHTVSKGYWGECGQRGGYFEMTNIPPKTVDEIYKIASIALSPNVPAQIFMGLMVNPPKPGDISYEQFIRESKGILESLRRRARIMTDGFNSCRNVVCNFTEGAMYSFPQIRLPPRAIEAAQRAGKVADVFYCLKLLEATGISTVPGSGFGQKEGVFHLRTTILPAEEDMPAIMDSFKKFNDEFMDQYEDQRGYSRM; this is translated from the exons ATGCCCCTTAAGGCATTGGACTATGAGTCACTGAATGAGAACGTGAAGAAGGTTCAGTATGCTGTTAGAGGCGAGCTGTATCTTCGAGCTTCTGAGCTtcagaaggaaggaaagaag ATTATTTTCACAAATGTTGGGAATCCTCATGCTCTAGGACAGAAGCCACTGACTTTCCCTCGCCAG GTGGTTGCTTTATGCCAAGCTCCATTCCTTTTAGATGACCCTAATGTAGGGTTGCTTTTTCCTGCTGATGCAATTTCAAGAGCTAAACATTATCTTTCAATTACTTCGGGTGGTCTAG GTGCTTATAGTGATTCCCGAGGTATTCCAGGGGTTAGGAAGGAAGTGGCAGAGTTCATTGAGAAACGTGATGGATATCCAAG TGACCCAGAGCTCATATATCTCACCGATGGTGCCAGCAAGGGTGTGATGCAGATCTTGAATGCTATCATCCGTGGTGAAGGGGATGGG ATTCTGGTTCCAGTCCCACAATACCCACTCTATTCGGCTGCGATATCTCTGTTTGGCGGTTCTCTTGTTCCTTATTACCTAGAGGAAACAGCAAATTGGGGTCTTGATGTTAATAATCTTCGCCAgtcagttgcacaggctcgtgCAAATGGAATCACT GTAAGAGCAATGGTGATTATAAACCCCGGAAACCCGACTGGTCAGTGTCTTAGTGAAGCTAATTTAAGAGAAATATTGAACTTCTGTTACCATGAAAGCCTAGTCTTGCTTGGGGATGAAGTTTATCAGCAGAATATATACCAGGACGAGCGCCCCTTTATTAGTTCTAGAAAG GTATTGATGGGTATGGGGCTACCTATAAGCAAGGAAGTCCAGCTTGTTTCTTTCCACACCGTCTCCAAAGGATACTGGGGTGAATGTGGACAGAGGGGTGGATACTTTGAGATGACAAACATTCCTCCAAAG ACAGTTGATGAGATATATAAGATTGCATCAATAGCACTCAGTCCAAATGTTCCTGCACAAATATTT ATGGGGCTGATGGTCAACCCTCCCAAACCTGGAGATATTTCATATGAGCAGTTTATTAGGGAAAG CAAAGGGATCCTTGAATCTCTGAGGAGAAGAGCCAGGATAATGACTGATGGATTCAACAGCTGCAGAAATGTTGTTTGTAATTTCACGGAAG GTGCAATGTATTCATTCCCACAAATACGCTTGCCACCAAGAGCGATAGAGGCTGCTCAACGGGCTGGAAAAGTTGCCGATGTTTTCTACTGTCTCAAGCTCTTGGAAGCCACTGGCATTTCCACCGTCCCTGGATCAGGGTTCGGACAGAAAGAAGG GGTGTTCCACTTGAGGACAACCATCTTACCGGCTGAGGAAGACATGCCGGCCATCATGGATAGCTTCAAGAAGTTCAACGACGAGTTCATGGATCAATACGAAGATCAGAGGGGATATTCGAGGATGTAA
- the LOC126608014 gene encoding glutamate--glyoxylate aminotransferase 2 isoform X2, translating to MPLKALDYESLNENVKKVQYAVRGELYLRASELQKEGKKIIFTNVGNPHALGQKPLTFPRQVVALCQAPFLLDDPNVGLLFPADAISRAKHYLSITSGGLGAYSDSRGIPGVRKEVAEFIEKRDGYPSDPELIYLTDGASKGVMQILNAIIRGEGDGILVPVPQYPLYSAAISLFGGSLVPYYLEETANWGLDVNNLRQSVAQARANGITVRAMVIINPGNPTGQCLSEANLREILNFCYHESLVLLGDEVYQQNIYQDERPFISSRKVLMGMGLPISKEVQLVSFHTVSKGYWGECGQRGGYFEMTNIPPKTVDEIYKIASIALSPNVPAQIFMGLMVNPPKPGDISYEQFIRESKGILESLRRRARIMTDGFNSCRNVVCNFTEGAMYSFPQIRLPPRAIEAAQRAGKVADVFYCLKLLEATGISTVPGSGFGQKEG from the exons ATGCCCCTTAAGGCATTGGACTATGAGTCACTGAATGAGAACGTGAAGAAGGTTCAGTATGCTGTTAGAGGCGAGCTGTATCTTCGAGCTTCTGAGCTtcagaaggaaggaaagaag ATTATTTTCACAAATGTTGGGAATCCTCATGCTCTAGGACAGAAGCCACTGACTTTCCCTCGCCAG GTGGTTGCTTTATGCCAAGCTCCATTCCTTTTAGATGACCCTAATGTAGGGTTGCTTTTTCCTGCTGATGCAATTTCAAGAGCTAAACATTATCTTTCAATTACTTCGGGTGGTCTAG GTGCTTATAGTGATTCCCGAGGTATTCCAGGGGTTAGGAAGGAAGTGGCAGAGTTCATTGAGAAACGTGATGGATATCCAAG TGACCCAGAGCTCATATATCTCACCGATGGTGCCAGCAAGGGTGTGATGCAGATCTTGAATGCTATCATCCGTGGTGAAGGGGATGGG ATTCTGGTTCCAGTCCCACAATACCCACTCTATTCGGCTGCGATATCTCTGTTTGGCGGTTCTCTTGTTCCTTATTACCTAGAGGAAACAGCAAATTGGGGTCTTGATGTTAATAATCTTCGCCAgtcagttgcacaggctcgtgCAAATGGAATCACT GTAAGAGCAATGGTGATTATAAACCCCGGAAACCCGACTGGTCAGTGTCTTAGTGAAGCTAATTTAAGAGAAATATTGAACTTCTGTTACCATGAAAGCCTAGTCTTGCTTGGGGATGAAGTTTATCAGCAGAATATATACCAGGACGAGCGCCCCTTTATTAGTTCTAGAAAG GTATTGATGGGTATGGGGCTACCTATAAGCAAGGAAGTCCAGCTTGTTTCTTTCCACACCGTCTCCAAAGGATACTGGGGTGAATGTGGACAGAGGGGTGGATACTTTGAGATGACAAACATTCCTCCAAAG ACAGTTGATGAGATATATAAGATTGCATCAATAGCACTCAGTCCAAATGTTCCTGCACAAATATTT ATGGGGCTGATGGTCAACCCTCCCAAACCTGGAGATATTTCATATGAGCAGTTTATTAGGGAAAG CAAAGGGATCCTTGAATCTCTGAGGAGAAGAGCCAGGATAATGACTGATGGATTCAACAGCTGCAGAAATGTTGTTTGTAATTTCACGGAAG GTGCAATGTATTCATTCCCACAAATACGCTTGCCACCAAGAGCGATAGAGGCTGCTCAACGGGCTGGAAAAGTTGCCGATGTTTTCTACTGTCTCAAGCTCTTGGAAGCCACTGGCATTTCCACCGTCCCTGGATCAGGGTTCGGACAGAAAGAAGGGTAA
- the LOC126607575 gene encoding coilin-like: MMTTTTTDGVRLRVAFKERHILSKSQRTQGLRRSWILLKPHHRTISNLAAYLLHAFDLHGSCPDGLLISMDGFVLPPFESTSIFKDEDIISVNRKEGTLSEIALLDDGTDAIEVEEIVERQPMNTRMKLLANEEFEKETGGYDSDSEEDGSDQLEDLFPVENPPDNGSNRRSKKRKLSDKPQSSKRKRIKSSATEECSGLPEGLQNDVRAEKTKSSHQSRVLAKKRHSKMDKSFTVEDGLDNSSTRKTDERIDGISKSMPNGKRSCQLQENEKKGVVSSETPGESKKLPSRSARRKKAKRQWLREKMKAEKEELHQTQLLKTNNQQSTGKDNQKCPEEHQQPNTNNEEEEEQSDTDSDGEDEQMKIDNNEVVKQPYTDNDKEDDIVPVVIRPGHIRFEPLAKVDKDQPIQQNTTPVETFRWNGITSKKRGQIWGMEKTSHSRTSDYNDLNQESPGVPDIEKEIPVNDHIDFNKLELCTTLPKEGDQIAYCLIELTSCWTPEVSSYRIGEVSRYDPQSNKIMLVQVPEYPIVFAGTDEGSDVVPDTSLYGQDRSLEVDYSSLFDVRIVKHGNLNTAKPVTGDQNVASGSRQLDKDMETHAATKENGKASAWDEISQAFNAKKAELSQEENGWSKNDGSVRSSWSYRGLRGSALGPVVARLRAQGH; the protein is encoded by the exons atgatgacgacgacgacgacggaCGGCGTGAGGCTTCGGGTGGCATTTAAGGAGCGTCACATTCTGAGCAAGTCACAGAGGACACAAGGACTCAGGCGGAGCTGGATTCTACTCAAACCTCACCACCGCACCATCTCCAACCTCGCCGCCTATCTCCTCCACGCTTTCGACCTCCACGGTTCTTGCCCCGATGGCCTCCTCATCTCC ATGGATGGGTTTGTGCTTCCGCCTTTCGAATCCACCTCCATTTTCAAGGATGAAGATATTATCAG tGTGAATAGGAAAGAGGGCACATTGTCTGAAATTGCACTGCTTGATGATGGAACAGACGCTATTGAGGTGGAGGAAATTGTGGAGAGGCAACCGATGAATACGCGTATGAAGCTTCTGGCTAATGAAGAATTCGAAAAGGAGACTGGAGGATATGATAGTGATTCGGAAGAGGATGGATCTGACCAATTGGAGGATTTATTTCCTGTTGAGAATCCACCTGACAACGGTTCAAACAGACGGTCCAAGAAAAGGAAGCTTTCAGATAAACCTCAGAGTTCAAA GAGGAAGAGAATTAAATCTTCCGCTACCGAAGAATGTTCTGGTTTACCTGAAGGCCTTCAGAATGATGTCCGTGCAGAGAAGACAAAAAGTTCTCATCAGTCTCGTGTTCTCGCCAAAAAGAGACATTCCAAGATGGACAAGTCATTTACTGTTGAGGATGGACTGGATAATTCAAGCACCCGTAAGACTGATGAAAGAATTGATGGAATAAGTAAATCAATGCCCAATGGAAAGAG ATCCTGTCAGCTTCAAGAGAACGAAAAAAAGGGTGTGGTTTCATCTGAAACGCCTGGTGAAAGTAAAAAG CTTCCTAGTAGAAGTGCTCGACGTAAAAAGGCCAAAAGGCAATGGTTGAGGGAAAAAATGAAAGCTGAGAAGGAAGAG TTGCATCAGACGCAATTGCTCAAAACAAATAATCAGCAATCAACGGGTAAAGATAATCAGAAATGTCCTGAAGAACaccagcaaccaaacacaaacaatgaagaagaggaggaacaaTCGGACACAGATAGTGACGGAGAGGATGAGCAAATGAAAATAGATAACAATGAAGTAGTTAAGCAACCATACACAGATAATGATAAAGAGGATGATATTGTTCCTGTAGTAATTAGACCAGGACATATTCGATTTGAACCTCTAGCAAAAG TGGACAAAGATCAGCCTATTCAGCAGAATACAACTCCAGTG GAAACTTTTCGGTGGAATGGAATAACCAGCAAGAAGAGGGGTCAAATATGGGGTATGGAGAAAACATCACATTCAAGAACAAGCGACTACAACGATCTGAATCAAGAGTCACCTGGAGTACCGGATATTGAAAAAGAGATCCCTGTGAATGATCACATAGACTTCAATAAGCTTGAGCTCTGTACTACTTTACCTAAG GAAGGTGATCAAATTGCATATTGTTTGATTGAATTAACATCGTGCTGGACTCCTGAAGTTTCCTCATACCGA ATTGGAGAAGTGTCACGGTATGACCCTCAATCAAATAAGATTATGCTAGTACAGGTTCCAGAGTATCCCATTGTTTTTGCGGGGACGGATGAGGGATCTGATGTAGTGCCAGATACATCCCTTTACGGGCAAGATCGCTCTCTAGAG GTAGATTATTCTTCACTTTTTGATGTCCGCATTGTTAAGCACGGCAACCTCAACACAGCAAAACCAGTCACTGGAGATCAAAATGTTGCATCAGGATCCAGGCAGCTCGACAAAGACATGGAAACTCACGCTGCTACGAAAG AAAATGGAAAGGCAAGTGCATGGGATGAAATCAGCCAGGCATTTAATGCGAAGAAGGCGGAGCTGTCGCAGGAGGAGAACGGTTGGAGTAAAAACGATGGTTCGGTGAGGAGCTCATGGTCGTATAGGGGCTTGAGAGGTAGCGCGTTAGGTCCAGTAGTGGCTCGTTTGAGAGCGCAAGGGCACTAA
- the LOC126607574 gene encoding protein-tyrosine-phosphatase MKP1-like: MLGEEEKDRLAGNTTRKTYLRSVSWSDRSPSKPNNPYPRPQLNTKVRSCLPPLQPLSIARNTVKEWPRAGSDDLGVWPQPQTPRGSAKPLPNSNPEEPGREFEFKKDKLAFFDKECSRIADHIYLGSDAVAKNREVLRQNGITHVLNCVGFVSPEYFRNDLVYKTLWLRDSTSEDITSILYDVFDYFEDVRKQGGRVFVHCCQGVSRSNSLVIAYLMWREGHSFEDAFQYVKAARGVTNPNIGFACQLLQCQKRVHAVPASPNSMLRMYRMAPHSPYDPLHLVPKTLGHPGSQGLDSRGAFVVHVPSAIYVWIGKDCNTRMSDNARAAAFQVIRYERARGPIVDINEGEEPLEFWDALSSRILAEDSSKIDAKKVETFSSAGDKVSAASCVPVGERKVAEYDLDFEIFHKALAGGVVPPFSVSNTESETCLPARENGWGRLRQKFASGIMKELITSEVNRNPTPSDVSDMVVEIHKEAETSVSPIEPSSPLSASRHFCGSPDSFECYPNKSPRRVTDTFREVECFVPLTDKLLLPATLCGSPDSFSCFPDRSPKFSSKSPTLSPSTSDYSSSFTFSPSSSNWSDLSYLSSRQPSPSGFDSTDPSHVKNISLADNSSLLFKKSPSSPTEAFSPNCTLEVTNTGLPCKGISPSIAERRGSNPPPRMLVPPVDESPKVPSNLVRSWSFSLPDLGDDAMDTDCNQSENGNNGEELMLDVDNSHHGNDLKCERITQAAEAINPVLYQWPSLNKVEMHRSHKLHSGSAYLLPAPDMSAGASNPGILFVWLGREVLHEEGQSPTCEDRHLHWEATGHNFLDRMGLPMNAPVQIVREGEEPEQFLIHLSRISIQET, from the exons ATGTTAGGGGAAGAAGAGAAGGACCGGCTCGCCGGAAATACTACCCGGAAAACCTATCTGCGGTCGGTTTCGTGGTCTGACCGGTCACCGTCTAAGCCCAACAATCCATATCCGAGGCCACAACTGAATACTAAGGTGAGGTCTTGCCTACCTCCACTTCAGCCCCTTTCAATAGCCAGAAATACCGTTAAGGAGTGGCCACGGGCAGGTTCTGATGATCTCGGGGTCTGGCCTCAACCGCAGACCCCGAGAGGGTCAGCTAAACCGCTTCCGAACTCGAATCCAGAAGAACCTGGGAGAGAATTTGAGTTTAAGAAGGATAAGCTTGCTTTTTTCGATAAAGAGTGCTCGAGAATTGCTGATCATATATACTTGGGAAGTGATGCGGTGGCTAAGAACCGCGAGGTTTTGAGGCAGAATGGGATCACTCATGTGCTGAACTGTGTTGGGTTTGTTTCTCCCGAGTATTTCAGAAATGATCTTGTGTACAAGACACTTTGGTTGCGAGATAGCACATCGGAGGACATTACGAGTATACTATATGATGTGTTTGATTATTTTGAAGATGTTCGAAAGCAAGGCGGTCGAGTGTTTGTGCATTGTTGTCAGGGAGTGTCTCGGTCCAACTCTCTGGTCATTGCATACCTCATGTGGAGGGAGGGCCACAGCTTTGAAGATGCGTTCCAGTATGTGAAGGCAGCACGAGGGGTGACTAACCCGAATATAGGTTTTGCTTGTCAACTCCTTCAGTGCCAGAAGAGGGTACATGCTGTGCCTGCAAGCCCAAATTCCATGTTAAGGATGTATCGGATGGCCCCACATTCACCATATGATCCTCTTCATCTGGTGCCAAAGACGTTGGGACATCCAGGTTCACAAGGACTCGACTCTCGTGGGGCGTTCGTTGTGCATGTTCCATCTGCTATATACGTCTGGATTGGAAAGGATTGCAACACAAGGATGTCAGATAATGCCAGGGCAGCTGCCTTTCAGGTCATCCGGTATGAGAGGGCAAGGGGTCCAATTGTGGACATCAATGAAGGTGAAGAACCGTTGGAGTTTTGGGATGCTCTTTCCAGTAGAATATTAGCAGAAGATTCCAGCAAGATAGATGCCAAAAAGGTAGAAACTTTTTCTTCCGCAGGTGATAAGGTTTCTGCAGCGAGCTGTGTTCCAGTGGGTGAAAGGAAGGTTGCTGAATATGATTTGGATTTCGAAATTTTCCATAAGGCACTTGCAGGTGGGGTTGTTCCACCTTTTTCAGTATCAAATACCGAATCAGAAACTTGCCTTCCAGCCAGAGAAAATGGATGGGGTAGATTGCGTCAAAAGTTTGCCAGCGGAATTATGAAAGAATTGATCACATCTGAGGTGAACCGTAACCCTACCCCATCTGATGTATCTGATATGGTTGTGGAAATTCATAAAGAAGCAGAAACCTCTGTTTCCCCGATTGAGCCTTCATCGCCATTATCAGCATCACGTCATTTTTGTGGTTCACCAGATTCCTTTGAATGTTATCCAAATAAAAGCCCACGTAGGGTAACAGATACTTTTAGAGAGGTAGAATGCTTCGTTCCTCTAACCGATAAGTTACTGTTACCTGCAACTCTTTGTGGTTCACCagattctttttcttgttttcctGACAGAAGTCCTAAGTTTAGCTCCAAATCCCCAACACTCTCTCCTTCAACCTCTGATTACTCCAGTTCATTTACCTTTTCACCCTCATCTTCTAATTGGTCGGACTTGTCATATTTGTCTTCTCGACAGCCTTCACCTTCTGGCTTCGATTCCACAGATCCATCTCATGTTAAGAATATTTCTTTGGCAGATAACTCAAGCTTACTTTTCAAAAAATCTCCCTCTTCGCCTACAGAGGCCTTTTCGCCTAATTGTACTTTGGAAGTGACAAATACAGGCTTGCCATGTAAGGGGATTTCCCCCTCTATTGCGGAGCGTAGAGGCAGTAATCCTCCACCTCGAATGTTGGTACCTCCGGTAGATGAATCACCGAAAGTTCCGAGTAATCTGGTACGCTCATGGTCCTTCTCCTTACCTGACTTGGGTGATGATGCAATGGACACTGATTGCAACCAATCTGAAAATGGGAACAACGGAGAAGAGCTTATGTTAGATGTGGACAATAGTCATcatggaaatgatttgaaatgTGAAAGGATCACGCAAGCTGCAGAAGCGATCAACCCAGTTTTGTACCAGTGGCCTTCTTTGAATAAAGTGGAGATGCATCGGTCTCACAAACTTCATTCTGGATCAGCGTATCTTTTGCCAGCTCCAGATATGAGTGCAGGCGCAAGTAATCCTGGTATCTTATTTGTCTGGTTGGGACGCGAAGTTTTGCATGAGGAAGGGCAAAGTCCGACATGTGAGGATAGACATCTTCACTGGGAGGCCACAGGACACAACTTCCTTGATCGCATGGGTTTGCCGATGAATGCCCCTGTACAG ATAGTAAGAGAAGGTGAGGAGCCAGAGCAGTTCCTGATCCATCTCAGCCGTATATCAATACAGGAAACGTAA
- the LOC126608931 gene encoding pentatricopeptide repeat-containing protein At1g13040, mitochondrial-like, which produces MYRSLGVHRLIYRSRIAYYAKTGLIDQALQVFDEMTHSDCRVFSVDYNRFIGVLVKHSRYDLAEHYYYEMVPKGFSLDPFTYSRFISGLCKIRNFTLIEKLLRDMDRIGALPDIWAFNIYLNLLCQENGTDFALELFHRMVDKGREPDVVSYTIIIDGLCKAGQFDMAVDIWNGMIRKGFRPDNIACTALVVGLCKGGKVDLAYDLVIDEMKGRVNFSSLIYNALISGFCRAGRIDKAQAIKSFMKRNGCEPDLVSHNVLLNYCCNAFMLEEAEKLMKKMERGGMEPDVYSYNQLLMGLCKANRPDKAYLLMRTRMEPKGLCNVVSYNTIITAFCKASRTGSAHKLFEEMCHKGTVPDLVTFTILINAFLREGSSDIVKKLLDQMTAMGLLPDRIFYTTIVDHLCKSGNIEMACSVFSEMLEKGITPDVISYNALINGLLKASKVSDAMHLYEEMQTRGCSADEVTFKLIIGGLIRENKVSVACRVWDQMMEKGFTLDGAFSETLVNAINSKDAA; this is translated from the coding sequence ATGTATCGAAGTCTTGGCGTTCACCGCCTCATATACAGGAGCCGCATAGCGTACTACGCGAAAACTGGCCTCATCGATCAAGCACTCCAGGTGTTCGACGAAATGACCCACTCGGACTGCCGCGTTTTCAGCGTCGACTACAACCGCTTCATCGGCGTACTCGTCAAGCACTCGCGTTACGATCTCGCCGAGCACTACTACTACGAAATGGTGCCGAAGGGATTCTCATTGGACCCCTTTACTTACTCCAGGTTCATTTCTGGCCTGTGTAAGATTAGAAATTTCACCCTCATTGAGAAGCTTCTTCGAGACATGGATAGGATTGGGGCATTGCCTGACATCTGGGCTttcaatatatatttgaatCTTCTGTGCCAAGAAAACGGGACGGATTTTGCTTTGGAATTGTTTCATAGGATGGTTGATAAAGGAAGAGAGCCGGATGTTGTATCGTATACTATAATTATCGATGGGTTGTGTAAAGCTGGACAATTTGATATGGCAGTTGATATTTGGAATGGTATGATTAGGAAAGGGTTTAGGCCGGATAACATTGCGTGCACAGCGCTGGTTGTTGGGTTGTGCAAGGGTGGGAAGGTTGATTTGGCTTATGACCTTGTCATTGATGAAATGAAGGGTAGAGTCAATTTCAGTAGTTTGATTTATAATGCGTTGATTAGCGGGTTTTGTCGTGCTGGTAGGATTGATAAGGCACAGGCAATCAAGTCATTTATGAAGAGAAATGGGTGCGAGCCGGATTTGGTTTCTCACAATGTATTGTTGAATTATTGCTGTAATGCGTTCATGTTGGAGGAGGCTGAGAAGTTgatgaagaaaatggagagGGGTGGGATGGAACCAGATGTGTATAGTTATAATCAGCTTCTCATGGGCCTTTGTAAAGCTAATAGACCGGATAAGGCATATTTGTTGATGCGAACTAGGATGGAGCCAAAAGGGTTGTGTAATGTTGTGTCATATAATACCATCATTACAGCATTTTGCAAGGCAAGCCGTACTGGAAGTGCTCACAAACTGTTTGAGGAAATGTGTCACAAGGGCACTGTGCCAGATTTGGTTACATTCACTATTCTTATAAATGCCTTTTTAAGAGAAGGTAGTTCAGATATAGTCAAGAAGCTTCTTGATCAGATGACAGCAATGGGTCTGTTGCCTGACCGTATATTTTACACCACAATAGTTGATCACTTATGTAAGAGTGGGAATATTGAAATGGCTTGTAGTGTTTTCAGTGAAATGTTAGAGAAGGGAATCACCCCTGATGTGATTTCATATAATGCTCTCATTAACGGGCTGCTCAAGGCTTCTAAAGTGAGCGACGCTATGCATCTTTATGAGGAAATGCAGACTAGAGGATGTAGCGCTGACGAGGTAACTTTTAAATTGATAATTGGGGGTCTCATAAGGGAGAATAAGGTTTCAGTCGCTTGTAGGGTATGGGATCAGATGATGGAAAAGGGCTTTACTCTTGATGGAGCTTTCTCCGAGACTCTGGTTAATGCCATCAATTCAAAAGATGCTGCATGA